In Dromaius novaehollandiae isolate bDroNov1 chromosome 2, bDroNov1.hap1, whole genome shotgun sequence, one DNA window encodes the following:
- the RHPN1 gene encoding rhophilin-1 isoform X2 has protein sequence MLAPAEESPAGGGDGDGGFVLLQALQSSSARKQGCDPFAQTQRSKLQHRRARINQQINKEMRMRAGAENLFRATSNHKVKETVALELSYVNSNLQLLKEELEELNSCMDVYQNDSESISVPMIPLGLKETKELDLLAPLKDLISEHYGEDGTLFEKEIKEFMELRQAMRTPSRNEAGLELLMEYYNQLYFLDNRFFPPSKNLGVFFHWYDSLTGVPSHQRALAFEKGSVLFNIGALHTQIGARQDRASLPGVNRAIDAFQKAAGAFNYLKENFSNAPSLDMSASSLNMLVRLMIAQVQECVFEKVTLLRAQSDFLTQLQLAHEAARVEDVYSLVHQTMTQAHVKDYVPFSWTTMVHVKSEHFKALSHYFAAIALCDCPAASDAELPEHEKAFIQFHVTMPDGPSLRILLQDPEERRKLGKAHLKKAIMKHEEAMRIHSLCKILRKMDILQEVLSFAHKRSLSKYSEIDHEEDFFETGDAPDIHPKTHQKPEIKSPNFSQVKVTDLFHRLGPLSVFSAKNKWYPVRRVHLVRGENGFGFTLRGDSPVLIAGVIPGGCAAEAGLKEGDYIISVNGKDCKWSKHAEVVQLLKSTGEEGVEIGVITLQGSEGQKVADKKAAVMSSGGGLLKNNKENSRKSLMNSKSASTLLVWNKKSKRSKNSTYSVPFTAVGDNEAMY, from the exons CAGGGCTGCGATCCCTTTGCACAGACCCAGCGCAGCAAGCTGCAGCATCGCCGTGCACGAATTAACCAGCAGATCAACAAGGAGATGAGGATGCGAGCGGGGGCGGAGAACCTCTTCAG AGCCACCAGTAACcacaaagtaaaagaaacagtCGCCTTGGAGCTTAGCTATGTGAACTCCAACCTACAGTTACTGAAGGAGGAGCTGGAAGAGCTGAACAGCTGCATGGACGTGTACCAGAATGACAG CGAGTCTATCAGTGTCCCCATGATTCCTTTGGGCCTGAAGGAGACGAAGGAGCTGGACTTGTTGGCACCGCTAAAG GATCTCATCAGCGAGCACTATGGAGAGGACGgtaccttgtttgaaaaggaaatcAAAGAGTTCATGGAGTTGCGGCAG GCAATGCGGACCCCGAGCCGGAATGAGGCTGGGCTCGAACTCCTCATGGAGTATTACAACCAGCTGTACTTCCTTGACAACCGCTTCTTCCCTCCCAGTAAAAACCTGGGTGTCTTCTTTCACTG GTATGACTCCCTGACAGGGGTCCCTTCGCACCAGCGGGCGCTGGCCTTCGAGAAAGGGAGCGTGCTGTTCAACATCGGCGCGCTGCACACCCAGATTGGGGCACGGCAGGACCGGGCCTCCCTGCCGGGAGTCAACCGGGCTATCGACGCGTTTCAGAAGGCAGCCG GTGCATTTAACTActtgaaggaaaacttctccaATGCCCCCAGCCTGGATATGAGTGCCTCTTCCCTGAACATGCTGGTGCGGCTGATGATCGCGCAGGTGCAGGAGTGCGTCTTTGAGAAGGTGACCTTGCTCCGAGCCCAGAGTGACTTCCTCACACAACTGCAGCTTGCCCACGAAGCAGCCAGG GTTGAAGACGTCTACTCGCTGGTGCACCAAACGATGACCCAGGCCCACGTGAAGGATTACGTTCCCTTCTCTTGGACCACCATGGTTCATGTCAAGTCAGAGCATTTCAAGGCCCTCTCCCACTACTTCGCTGCCATTGCTCTCTGTGACTGCCCTG CGGCATCCGATGCTGAGCTCCCAGAGCATGAGAAAGCTTTTATCCAGTTTCATGTCACCATGCCGGACGGGCCGTCTCTCCGCATCCTGCTGCAGGATCctgaggagagaaggaagctgG gCAAGGCTCACCTGAAGAAAGCCATCATGAAGCACGAAGAAGCCATGAGAATCCACAGCTTATGCAAGATCCTGCGGAAGATGGATATTCTCCAGGAGGTCCTTTCCTTTGCTCACAAACGCTCGCTGAGCAAATACTCGGAAATTGACCACGAAGAGGACTTCTTTGAAACCGGAGATGCCCCGGATATTCACC CCAAAACCCATCAGAAACCTGAGATAAAATCACCCAACTTCTCCCAGGTGAAGGTGACCGATCTCTTCCACAGACTG GGGCCCCTCTCAGTTTTCTCAGCCAAAAATAAGTGGTACCCTGTGCGAAGAGTCCACCTGGTGAGAGGCGAGAACGGCTTTGGATTCACGCTTCGAGGAGACTCTCCCGTCCTCATCGCTGGTGTCATCCccgggggctgtgctgct GAAGCTGGGCTGAAGGAGGGGGACTACATCATCTCAGTGAACGGCAAGGATTGCAAGTGGTCCAAGCACGCCGAAGTGGTGCAGCTGCTGAAGAGCACTGGGGAAGAGGGAGTGGAGATCGGTGTGATAACACTGCAGGGCTCAGAGGGGCAGAAAGTT GCAGACAAGAAGGCAGCGGTCATGTCTTCGGGAGGTGGGCTGCTGAAGAACAACAAGGAGAACAGCCGGAAAAGTCTAATGAACAGCAAGAGCGCCAGCACGCTGCTGGTCTGGAATAAGAAGAGCAAACGGAGCAAGAACAGCACTTACAGTGTCCCCTTCACTGCGGTGGGAGACAACGAGGCCATGTACTGA
- the RHPN1 gene encoding rhophilin-1 isoform X3 translates to MLAPAEESPAGGGDGDGGFVLLQALQSSSARKGCDPFAQTQRSKLQHRRARINQQINKEMRMRAGAENLFRATSNHKVKETVALELSYVNSNLQLLKEELEELNSCMDVYQNDSESISVPMIPLGLKETKELDLLAPLKDLISEHYGEDGTLFEKEIKEFMELRQAMRTPSRNEAGLELLMEYYNQLYFLDNRFFPPSKNLGVFFHWYDSLTGVPSHQRALAFEKGSVLFNIGALHTQIGARQDRASLPGVNRAIDAFQKAAGAFNYLKENFSNAPSLDMSASSLNMLVRLMIAQVQECVFEKVTLLRAQSDFLTQLQLAHEAARVEDVYSLVHQTMTQAHVKDYVPFSWTTMVHVKSEHFKALSHYFAAIALCDCPAASDAELPEHEKAFIQFHVTMPDGPSLRILLQDPEERRKLGKAHLKKAIMKHEEAMRIHSLCKILRKMDILQEVLSFAHKRSLSKYSEIDHEEDFFETGDAPDIHPKTHQKPEIKSPNFSQVKVTDLFHRLGPLSVFSAKNKWYPVRRVHLVRGENGFGFTLRGDSPVLIAGVIPGGCAAEAGLKEGDYIISVNGKDCKWSKHAEVVQLLKSTGEEGVEIGVITLQGSEGQKVADKKAAVMSSGGGLLKNNKENSRKSLMNSKSASTLLVWNKKSKRSKNSTYSVPFTAVGDNEAMY, encoded by the exons GGCTGCGATCCCTTTGCACAGACCCAGCGCAGCAAGCTGCAGCATCGCCGTGCACGAATTAACCAGCAGATCAACAAGGAGATGAGGATGCGAGCGGGGGCGGAGAACCTCTTCAG AGCCACCAGTAACcacaaagtaaaagaaacagtCGCCTTGGAGCTTAGCTATGTGAACTCCAACCTACAGTTACTGAAGGAGGAGCTGGAAGAGCTGAACAGCTGCATGGACGTGTACCAGAATGACAG CGAGTCTATCAGTGTCCCCATGATTCCTTTGGGCCTGAAGGAGACGAAGGAGCTGGACTTGTTGGCACCGCTAAAG GATCTCATCAGCGAGCACTATGGAGAGGACGgtaccttgtttgaaaaggaaatcAAAGAGTTCATGGAGTTGCGGCAG GCAATGCGGACCCCGAGCCGGAATGAGGCTGGGCTCGAACTCCTCATGGAGTATTACAACCAGCTGTACTTCCTTGACAACCGCTTCTTCCCTCCCAGTAAAAACCTGGGTGTCTTCTTTCACTG GTATGACTCCCTGACAGGGGTCCCTTCGCACCAGCGGGCGCTGGCCTTCGAGAAAGGGAGCGTGCTGTTCAACATCGGCGCGCTGCACACCCAGATTGGGGCACGGCAGGACCGGGCCTCCCTGCCGGGAGTCAACCGGGCTATCGACGCGTTTCAGAAGGCAGCCG GTGCATTTAACTActtgaaggaaaacttctccaATGCCCCCAGCCTGGATATGAGTGCCTCTTCCCTGAACATGCTGGTGCGGCTGATGATCGCGCAGGTGCAGGAGTGCGTCTTTGAGAAGGTGACCTTGCTCCGAGCCCAGAGTGACTTCCTCACACAACTGCAGCTTGCCCACGAAGCAGCCAGG GTTGAAGACGTCTACTCGCTGGTGCACCAAACGATGACCCAGGCCCACGTGAAGGATTACGTTCCCTTCTCTTGGACCACCATGGTTCATGTCAAGTCAGAGCATTTCAAGGCCCTCTCCCACTACTTCGCTGCCATTGCTCTCTGTGACTGCCCTG CGGCATCCGATGCTGAGCTCCCAGAGCATGAGAAAGCTTTTATCCAGTTTCATGTCACCATGCCGGACGGGCCGTCTCTCCGCATCCTGCTGCAGGATCctgaggagagaaggaagctgG gCAAGGCTCACCTGAAGAAAGCCATCATGAAGCACGAAGAAGCCATGAGAATCCACAGCTTATGCAAGATCCTGCGGAAGATGGATATTCTCCAGGAGGTCCTTTCCTTTGCTCACAAACGCTCGCTGAGCAAATACTCGGAAATTGACCACGAAGAGGACTTCTTTGAAACCGGAGATGCCCCGGATATTCACC CCAAAACCCATCAGAAACCTGAGATAAAATCACCCAACTTCTCCCAGGTGAAGGTGACCGATCTCTTCCACAGACTG GGGCCCCTCTCAGTTTTCTCAGCCAAAAATAAGTGGTACCCTGTGCGAAGAGTCCACCTGGTGAGAGGCGAGAACGGCTTTGGATTCACGCTTCGAGGAGACTCTCCCGTCCTCATCGCTGGTGTCATCCccgggggctgtgctgct GAAGCTGGGCTGAAGGAGGGGGACTACATCATCTCAGTGAACGGCAAGGATTGCAAGTGGTCCAAGCACGCCGAAGTGGTGCAGCTGCTGAAGAGCACTGGGGAAGAGGGAGTGGAGATCGGTGTGATAACACTGCAGGGCTCAGAGGGGCAGAAAGTT GCAGACAAGAAGGCAGCGGTCATGTCTTCGGGAGGTGGGCTGCTGAAGAACAACAAGGAGAACAGCCGGAAAAGTCTAATGAACAGCAAGAGCGCCAGCACGCTGCTGGTCTGGAATAAGAAGAGCAAACGGAGCAAGAACAGCACTTACAGTGTCCCCTTCACTGCGGTGGGAGACAACGAGGCCATGTACTGA